In Phormidium ambiguum IAM M-71, one genomic interval encodes:
- a CDS encoding TetR/AcrR family transcriptional regulator: MPKIVDHELYRRELLEKCFDLFAEKGYGSITMRQIADGLGVSTGTLYHYFPSKKALFEQLVEEINRQDLLKVAAELEGTQTLQERIEACGRFLKKNEDYFIKQTFIMIDFCQNNEPQEVKGNTVFKLTIERSLQAICEYLGFQDRALAAFIMTHIDGLLLHKIWVNEEVSISEQFALLGEMITAYLEKIYLQKNEVKR, encoded by the coding sequence ATGCCAAAAATTGTTGACCACGAACTGTATCGTAGAGAACTCCTAGAAAAGTGCTTTGATTTATTTGCGGAAAAGGGTTATGGCTCGATAACGATGCGACAAATTGCCGATGGGTTAGGAGTATCAACTGGGACTTTGTACCATTATTTTCCCAGTAAAAAAGCTTTATTTGAGCAGTTAGTGGAAGAAATAAATCGGCAAGATTTGTTAAAAGTAGCGGCTGAATTGGAAGGAACTCAAACGTTGCAAGAACGGATTGAAGCTTGTGGCAGATTTTTGAAAAAAAATGAAGATTATTTTATTAAACAAACTTTTATTATGATAGATTTTTGTCAAAATAATGAGCCACAAGAAGTTAAGGGTAATACAGTATTTAAACTAACTATTGAGCGTTCATTACAAGCAATTTGTGAATATTTAGGTTTCCAAGATCGAGCTTTAGCTGCTTTTATTATGACTCATATTGATGGGTTGTTACTACATAAAATCTGGGTAAATGAAGAAGTTTCAATTAGCGAACAATTTGCTTTATTGGGTGAAATGATTACGGCTTATTTAGAAAAAATTTATTTGCAGAAAAATGAGGTGAAACGATGA
- a CDS encoding ABC exporter membrane fusion protein codes for MSLNLPSKQTNQWLIGVIAAATAATGGIIYYAISQSGVISQPAPAPSVVTAPVVKKVTALGRLEPEAEIIKLSAPLSLDGDRIGELLVKEGDRVQAGQVIAILDSRSRLQTALQQAQEQVKVAQAKLAQVKAGAKSGEIQAQQATVERLQAQLAGDRSAQLQAMARVEAQWSGEKLAQAATIRKLEAELNNAEAELRRYQKLFSQGAISNSLFDSKRLSVETTRQELNEARANLEKINTTTIKQLQEAKVILERINSTGSKQIREAQATLTRIAEVRPVDVQAAQSEVDNAIASVKRSQTDLNLAYIRAPIAGVILKVHTRPGEKISSSGIVELAQTDRMMAIAEVYQTDIGKVKIGQKATVTSQAFSGELTGIVDRVGLQVERQNVFSNQPGENLDRRVVEVKIRLNPEDSKQVAGLTNLQVQTAIEQ; via the coding sequence ATGAGTTTAAACTTGCCTTCCAAACAAACAAATCAGTGGTTGATTGGAGTAATAGCTGCTGCTACTGCGGCGACTGGGGGAATAATTTATTATGCAATTTCTCAGTCTGGTGTTATTAGCCAACCTGCTCCGGCTCCGAGTGTGGTAACGGCTCCAGTTGTGAAAAAAGTCACAGCTTTAGGAAGATTAGAACCAGAAGCGGAAATAATTAAGTTGTCTGCACCTTTGTCTTTAGATGGCGATCGCATTGGTGAATTATTGGTGAAAGAAGGCGATCGCGTTCAAGCCGGACAAGTAATAGCGATTTTGGATTCGAGATCGCGGTTACAAACTGCTTTGCAACAAGCACAAGAACAAGTAAAAGTTGCTCAAGCGAAATTAGCACAAGTAAAAGCTGGTGCAAAAAGTGGCGAAATTCAAGCACAACAAGCAACTGTCGAACGTTTACAAGCACAATTAGCAGGAGATCGATCGGCGCAATTGCAAGCGATGGCTCGTGTTGAAGCGCAGTGGTCTGGGGAAAAATTAGCGCAAGCAGCTACTATTAGAAAATTAGAAGCAGAACTCAACAATGCGGAAGCTGAATTACGCCGCTATCAAAAGTTATTTTCCCAAGGTGCTATTTCTAATTCCTTGTTTGATAGTAAGCGTTTAAGTGTGGAAACTACTCGCCAAGAATTGAATGAAGCGAGGGCAAATTTAGAGAAAATTAACACTACAACTATTAAGCAATTACAAGAAGCAAAAGTAATTCTTGAACGAATTAATTCTACTGGTAGCAAGCAAATTCGAGAAGCACAAGCTACACTAACCAGAATTGCGGAAGTGCGTCCAGTGGATGTCCAAGCAGCGCAAAGCGAAGTTGATAATGCGATCGCATCTGTGAAACGATCGCAAACAGATTTAAATTTGGCTTATATTCGCGCTCCCATCGCAGGTGTAATTTTGAAAGTTCATACAAGACCGGGAGAAAAAATATCTAGTTCAGGAATTGTCGAATTAGCACAAACCGATCGAATGATGGCGATCGCTGAAGTTTATCAAACTGATATTGGTAAAGTAAAAATTGGACAAAAAGCCACAGTAACCAGTCAAGCTTTTTCCGGTGAACTTACAGGAATTGTTGACAGAGTTGGCTTACAAGTCGAACGCCAAAATGTTTTTAGTAATCAACCCGGAGAAAATTTAGATCGTCGAGTAGTCGAAGTTAAAATTCGTCTAAATCCAGAAGATAGCAAGCAAGTTGCAGGTTTAACAAATTTGCAAGTACAAACAGCAATTGAACAATAA
- a CDS encoding DUF2834 domain-containing protein: MLQLTYLTLCILGTILPYSQFIPFLMEHGFDFQLFYEELFINRISSFFAMDLIVTSVILWIFIFVEGRRLEMKNLWIYIVSNLLVGVSLALPLFLLMRERKQQKTINIDLVSNP; this comes from the coding sequence ATGCTGCAACTAACATATCTAACTTTGTGTATTTTGGGTACAATTCTCCCTTACAGCCAATTCATACCGTTTTTAATGGAGCATGGGTTTGATTTTCAGCTATTTTATGAGGAACTATTTATCAATCGAATTTCGAGTTTTTTTGCAATGGATTTAATAGTTACCTCTGTAATTCTTTGGATATTTATATTTGTTGAAGGTAGAAGGCTAGAAATGAAAAACCTGTGGATTTACATTGTTAGCAATTTATTAGTTGGAGTTTCCTTAGCCTTACCCTTATTTCTCCTAATGCGAGAAAGAAAACAACAAAAAACCATAAATATCGACTTAGTTTCCAATCCTTAG
- the devC gene encoding ABC transporter permease DevC, protein MFPKLFRKTPLAWRQLMKEKVRLAVAVAGIGFADMLIFIQMGFEGALFNAAVKPHRNLQADLVLINPQFQTLFSVKSFSRERLYQTLAYDGVKSVSYVYISTGQWRNPETRLDRAILVWGIDPASPAFSFPEVQQNLDSLKQLNNVLFDRAGRPEYGVVETFAKTGTFATELNDKAIQVSNLFTNGASFAADGNVIASDSTFLNLFPSRKPEDIEVGLIHLKPEANVTQVQAQLKAGLPNDVLVLTPEEFAQIEKTYWANGTGIGFIFGLGVGVGFIVGIVIVYQILYSDVSDHLPEYATLKAMGYTDNYLLTVLIQESLILAVLGFLPGFFLSFGLYQLAYTATLLPIEMTIERAGTVFLMTIVMCVGSGAIAMRKLRSADPADVF, encoded by the coding sequence ATGTTTCCCAAATTATTTCGCAAAACTCCGTTAGCATGGCGACAGTTAATGAAAGAAAAAGTCCGTTTAGCCGTTGCAGTTGCAGGTATTGGCTTTGCGGATATGCTGATATTTATTCAAATGGGATTTGAAGGCGCATTATTTAATGCAGCAGTTAAACCCCATCGCAATCTTCAGGCTGATTTAGTATTAATTAATCCCCAATTTCAAACGCTGTTTTCTGTGAAGAGTTTTTCCAGAGAAAGACTATATCAAACCTTAGCTTATGACGGAGTAAAATCTGTCAGTTATGTTTACATTTCTACTGGACAATGGCGCAATCCTGAAACTCGTTTAGATCGAGCAATTTTAGTTTGGGGAATCGATCCAGCGTCTCCAGCATTTAGTTTTCCTGAAGTGCAGCAAAATCTCGATAGTTTAAAACAATTAAATAATGTGTTGTTCGATCGCGCAGGTCGCCCGGAATATGGAGTAGTCGAAACTTTTGCTAAAACAGGTACTTTTGCTACCGAATTAAATGATAAAGCAATTCAAGTATCTAATTTATTTACTAATGGGGCATCTTTTGCTGCTGATGGAAATGTAATTGCTAGTGATTCTACATTTTTGAATTTATTTCCTAGTCGCAAACCAGAAGACATCGAAGTTGGATTAATTCACTTAAAACCAGAAGCTAATGTAACCCAAGTACAAGCACAATTAAAAGCAGGTTTACCTAACGATGTTTTAGTGCTGACTCCCGAAGAATTTGCCCAAATTGAGAAAACTTATTGGGCAAATGGTACAGGAATTGGCTTTATTTTTGGGCTGGGTGTAGGCGTAGGATTTATTGTCGGAATTGTGATTGTTTACCAAATTCTTTATTCTGATGTTTCCGATCACTTACCGGAGTATGCCACTTTAAAAGCAATGGGATACACCGATAACTATTTATTAACGGTGCTAATTCAAGAATCCTTAATTTTGGCAGTTTTGGGTTTTTTACCTGGATTTTTTCTTTCCTTTGGGCTGTATCAACTTGCTTATACTGCCACACTTTTACCAATTGAAATGACAATTGAGCGGGCTGGTACTGTGTTTTTGATGACAATTGTAATGTGTGTTGGTTCGGGTGCGATCGCCATGCGAAAACTCCGTTCTGCCGACCCTGCTGATGTATTTTAA
- a CDS encoding DevA family ABC transporter ATP-binding protein, producing the protein MQNLTLTNQSVQDITTTPVISVNNLNHYFGKGSLRKQTLFDINLQINAGEIVILTGPSGSGKTTLLTLLGGLRSAEEGSLKILGQEMCGASKNQLTKVRRQIGYIFQAHNLMKFLSVKENVRMSLELHDSMLKQDMDAIVSAILEKVGLGERINYYPENLSGGQKQRVAIARALVSHPKIVLADEPTAALDKKSGRDVVELMYKLAKEQGITILLVTHDNRILDIADRILYMEDGCLVSDGIDVATKMH; encoded by the coding sequence ATGCAAAACTTGACTCTAACCAATCAATCAGTGCAAGATATTACAACCACACCTGTAATTTCTGTGAACAACCTTAACCATTATTTTGGCAAAGGTTCCCTACGAAAACAAACATTATTTGATATTAACTTACAAATTAATGCAGGTGAAATTGTCATTTTAACTGGGCCATCAGGTTCAGGAAAAACTACCCTATTAACTCTTTTGGGCGGTTTACGTTCTGCGGAAGAAGGTAGCTTAAAAATCTTAGGTCAAGAAATGTGTGGCGCGAGTAAAAACCAATTAACTAAAGTGCGTCGCCAAATTGGATATATTTTCCAAGCTCATAATTTAATGAAATTTTTAAGTGTAAAAGAAAACGTGCGAATGTCTTTGGAATTGCACGATTCTATGTTAAAACAAGATATGGATGCGATCGTCAGCGCCATATTAGAAAAAGTTGGTTTAGGAGAAAGAATTAACTATTATCCCGAAAATTTGTCAGGGGGACAAAAGCAAAGAGTTGCGATCGCAAGAGCCTTAGTTAGTCATCCTAAAATAGTTTTAGCCGACGAACCTACCGCCGCCCTTGATAAAAAATCCGGGCGCGATGTCGTAGAATTAATGTATAAATTAGCCAAAGAACAAGGGATAACAATTTTATTAGTTACCCATGATAATCGGATTTTAGATATTGCCGATCGCATCCTTTATATGGAAGATGGTTGTTTAGTCAGCGACGGCATAGATGTAGCTACCAAAATGCACTGA